DNA from Triplophysa dalaica isolate WHDGS20190420 chromosome 9, ASM1584641v1, whole genome shotgun sequence:
tgatgacaggctTTTCAGTTTTGGGTATGTATGTGAAGGGCTTCTCTATTGTGTAAACATTGGTAAAGCAGTTTGTTTGtcatagtttgtgtattactgtAAACACAACACGATTGTGTGTGAACAGTGCTGGGAACAGTGTGGGTAAGCATGGTATCTGTTAAAGACGTCTGTGTCCAGAGCATCTCAATCTTATTATCCATTCCTGAGGTGTACAGCCTTCGGTTAGAGAACAAAATCTCATCCCAGTAAACGAAAGTCTGGTATTGGACATGTTTTGTGATTGAAATGCCTCATGAATGCAATATGTTTTTTGGACCAAAATGTGTTGACCAAAACACTATTGTTGTTTTGCTGAAACTGTGCCCTTTTGTTTCACATCCTCCCAAACTGGTTGGACAAGGTGTCAACGACGATACTAGCAAAGGCGTTCGTTTAAATAATCAAACGTCATGTGACTTGGAAACACATTTGTCATAAAAAGTACCGTGCTTTGAACGGACCGAAACAAAAACATCCAGTGTTAACCTGTATTCGGCGGTACTTCTGAGAAGTATCCCTGTTGTGCGTTCCTTGTTGgaatttgacaaaatgtctgTAAACTGATCTCCCATGTTTAAAACCCTTGCCACAAACAAATAAGAGCTCGCAAGGCTGCTATTCACCCCGTTTGCACAGATGTTCTCTTGGAAAACACACTTTCTGAATCCAGACGGTTTACCTTTAATGTATGTAAGTTCTGAAACGCCGGTGCGGATATTAAGATGGCGTCAATGGGCATGCAATCGCTGGGTTGTATCCCGGCTCTGTTCGGCTGGGTCGGGGTCATTATCGCGTGTGCCCTACCCATATGGAGATTGACATCCTTCATTGGTACCAATATTGTGACTTTTCAGATTATCTGGGAGAGAATCTGGATGAGTTGCGTGGTGGAGAGCACCGGACAGATGCAGTGTAAGGCGTATGACTCCTTGCTGGCGTTGAGCCCTGACATGCAGGCTGCTCGTGCCCTGATGGTGATTTCCATTGTGGTGGGCATCACTGGAATTCTCATGGCACTCGTCTCAGGGAAATGTACCAACTTCATCGCCGAGCAGGGAGGGAAGATAAAAGCATCCGTTGCTGCTGGTGTGGTTCTGATCATCTCGGGACCTCCATGTCTCGTTGCTGTGTCCTGGACTGCCGCCAGTATAATAAATGACTTCTACAACCCCCTGTCACTGGATGCTCAGCGCAGGGAGCTGGGCGCTCCCCTTTTCCTTGGCTGGGCCGCAGGACTCCTTCTGGTTCTGGGAGGAGGGCTGCTTTGCACTTTTTGTACAACGAAGGCGAACGACACAGCATCAGTCACATATAACCTGTAAAATGACAAGACCCTCCAGTTGGGATGACTATCTTCCCAGTCACACCGCACCAGTGTCACGGTACCCTACGCCTCCAAAGACTTACATCTAAATTGcgtatttattcaaatactgCTTGACTATTGTAGGCCAGCCGGTGTCTACTTCATTCATTTTCAGATAATGTAGGAAGGTTGCAAAGTGTCCTTTAATGGAAGCAGAGAAACCCAACATTTTGTTTgagaacaaacatttatttacatttatttagttttttttctccacatTTCTTAACTTGCTTGCTTTGTGGACTGAACTTTGTTGTATATTGTACTGTGCAATTGATCACTTTATTGTATTCACACTTTTGTAAGTCTGATAAATTcagaacaaatgaaaataattacGAATTGTATTGCTTTCTACCTACTACTTTTGAATTGCTTGCCAatttaattgtattgtataaCATTATGCCAATTGTTCAGAAGCACGTCTTTTCATGCGAATTAAACACAAGTTAAACTTAGTTTGCTAAGCAGCATTCCTTCCCACTGAATGTCCGAGTGCCAGAGGAAGTTTTCATACACAACACTGAAAACCTGTTTTTCAGGAACACCCACTGACGCCACTTATTCAAACATATCACTAGTGCTCAAGAAAGTGACAAGAAGAATTATGGGTGATGTTCATATTAAACTCTACTCCCCAAAATAAACGACGTTCTAACTCTTTAATgacaaatttaaacaaatacattttagattaGGCTTGGCAATAATGACaaattcaatgtttatttgctttcaTAAAGGTACTGAACAAAGTTTAGCAGCAGGTTAACTTACTAAAGATTTGATTACATAATATTACATGATATTTTCCTATCAGTTTTCCTATCAGTTTAATCAAACTGttttcactttgattaaactttactttatgatttaaaatgacCATGAAGAAACTGGTCTCATTACgtgcattagcacagcaacaccaCAAAAGCAAAGGACATTcttctttatcattttttttttctagtaaaacatatttaaaacttaacaatacatttacataacgagaaaagtgacctaagatatttggtcttgttttatgaaagaaaatataagaactgggtatgtttatgtttaaactaaagtttaaattaaatcttCAGTAAGTTCCTGGTAAACCTGCtacaaaactacagcaaaattttacagtgtattaaaaaacatgaaagaaaatacgttatttataaatgttatttgctGTCAAAACAAGCCACGAATAGATACGtcacacagaaagagaaaatacgcatcagttaaagtcccagtgaaatgcccatttttcatgaaatattgcagcgtttattgtaaatagtttatcaatgtggttGGTTCTCTTCCTAAAAATCGTGTTGcctcataatcttaaattaaaatctaaaaatgcactgccttcctgtaatgactatccatgttagacggcttgggcggagcatctgttagctcctccccttcaaccgtcagtctgctgccagttccatttcaataCACAagggctgtttttaaacatccaatAAAATTGCAGAGAAAGACGGAAGCCACGCCCAGTATTTTTCTCATTCCAAAATTCCGCTTCACTTGAAAATACGTCAGAACACAGAAGTacaaacgatcgcaacttccggttctcAGAAGCATTGTGTTGCTCACCATCAACAGAAAAAGGCCACTTGTTTTCTTCAAACTTCTGTTGACACTGAACACTAAACTCTCTCTAACCCTGCAAAAATGTGTTGCATCTCACGTTTTAAAATCGCAAACTGCTAATATTACAAAAAGACTTTGATACAAAATGTTCGATATAAAAAGTTTTCCTAAAGacctttgttttctgttttaggCCCCCCTCCATGGCTCTGCAGGTCTTGGGAATCACTCTTTCGATGATCGGCTTTGCGGGAACCATTATCATCTGTGCATTGCCCATGTGGAAGGTAACTGCATTCATCGGCACAAACATCGTGGTGGCGCAGGTCTTCTGGGAGGGACTGTGGATGACCTGCGTTCACGAGCGCACCGGTCAGATGCAGTGTAAGATGTATGATGCCCTGCTGGATTTGGATCCGTCCTTGCAGGCCGCACGTGGACTAGTGGTGACCACCATGGCATTGGCTTGCCTGGCTTTCCTTATCTTCCTAGTTGGAGCCAACTGCACCAACTGCCTAGATAACCCGCGCGCCAAAGCACGGATCGTCGTGGTCTCTGGGATTACCTTCATGCTTTCTGGACTGACTACTGTGATACCTGTGTCTTGGACCGCCCACTTCATTATCAGGGACTTTTATAATCCCATTGTCCACGAAGCAttaaagagagagatgggggcAGCCCTCTATGTTGGCTGGGTAACTGCAGGGTTTCTGTTTATTGGTGGAGCGGTTCTCTGCACAAGCTGGCCATCGGAGAGGGTCAACAATTCACAGAGATATTCCGCAGCCAAAGCCGGCACCCACAGCAGCTATGCCATAAAAAACTATGTTTGAAATGCAGCATATGCCACTTTAGATAGATGGAGACACTGTTCAAAATGCTGAATGTGGATTAAATTTTCTTTTCAAGAAACGTTCTTTTATTGTTGACATTTCATTTGCGTTTTCAATGCGATAAAAAGATGTATTGACTAATTaagttttttgtttcttttctgtgtATATACCTGTATGGTTTGGCTTTGAACTCAGTCTCTTCATATGAACAGCCACACGGTTCACGATGAGCCGGGAGCATTTTTGCGTTCCTGACAACGTACCAAATACTGTACATGCCGACACAATTACCTCAAACATCACTATTGTGAAGAAAGCCCTGTGGTCTGGCTTTGCTGTTCATTTGTTGTGAACTTTAAATAACGTTCATTTGGATATCTGATTCCTCTCTGTACCAAAGTACCATGCTGTTAAAATATCGCCAATTTCAACTGCCTTCAAtttttaagtgaaataaaatTAGCTATGATCAATTTAACTTACTTATATTGAACTGACTttggcccgattcacatttatttatttattttaatgtagacGTGCGGAAAAACGGGGCGGCTCGATGAAAATATCTCAACTTTTCAGAAAGGGGCAAGAGCACCGCAGGTCAAGTGACAAGAACCAACAAGCCAATAAAGACAAGATCAATGataatggagacacagatgatcacagcataactaaatATAGTAGCAGagttattttaagatattttcagtgcatatcatccatatatcctttgtttattCCTCCTCGTCTCAACGGCTTTCATGGCCCATGGTTTCTAGCGACGACAGAAGTCAGGAGATCACAAAGtccaggcgctttggaaaaaaaaggagaaaacagCGCAGGTGGCGTTTTCCCGCGGTTTTAGACgagaaatgtgaatcgggcctttaAAATCTAGTTGCAAAATGcaacacaaatcaaaacaacatttacGTTTCATTGAATAAAATCGAATAAAGTTCATTTAACttttgaacttgttttttttgtaaacagcACCATACCCCAAACCACATCAAAACAGTCTCAAGTAGCCTAGTTAACATGCCCTATTCAGTTCCTCTAAACCAGTATTTTATtgccagacacacacacatgcgcacaaaacaagaaaaaagtccGAATTGTGAGAATAAAGTGATTGCATTACAGAGGAATGTTGAAATATCTTGATAACGCTGTTTCAATGAAAGAAAAGCATGTGAAGATTTTTACACTGTAAATCCGGCATTAGAACAGGACAATGCTGATGTCTGCAGTTCTTGCTTTTAAATAACTAAAGTAAATAATGTCACTTAAATTGAAGGTTTACTGACAATAACTATACAAAATTGTAACGGGTTCATTGCACTTACCAGAAGAGATCCACAGTAGACCataacagttttaaaaaaatggttttaaaaggttcttcacagcgatgacAGAGAAGATCCGTGTTTGGTTCCACagagaaccattcagtcaaaggttctttaaagaagcaTCTCTTTGCTTGCTTTTGAGGCTGAGGAAGTTATCAAAAGCATGTACTCACACCAGCAGATGGCCTCAGCGTGCCGTTATTCATATTGATACTCTGAAGACAGTTCAGGTAAGTCCAGGTTTCAAAGATAAAAGTTGCTGTCATCAATATAGCATGCTCGCTTTGAGCTTTAATACTGTTTCAGCTGCCTCAGGGGGATGCATGATTTGGTATAGGTGCCGTTATTCAATGCTTAAGTTAATTCCTAAAAGAGGACAGTCTCATCATATTTCCTCATAAATTCCATTACCCTATACAAAGTATATGATGTTGTTATTAAAAGAAAACCCCAACATATAAAGCTAGGCCTGACCTTCGGACATACTTGTCCTACCACTTATGATGAGCCACACAGTATACTGGAAAATCAGAAACACATCCTGTAAAATTATGATATAAGGATACACATTAAGTTGTCTGCCcatttttcttgttaatttaatgtatttttctgtaattactttaattagtttttcactgtatttcaaaaataaactgtaaaaagaagaaatcttgttaaaagaaaaaaaatctggcagctggggcaccagaaataaactgtaatttaacatgttttccctgtaaaattccAGTAAcagtaaaaacagtaaaattccccttttttattttaaaactaacaGCAAATTTCtacaatataattgtttttaactgtgcatgtacagtatggctaTCATATCTAATCTTTGTGATACTGTGAACCACATTGTGATACTGTATTTCCCATAAGCATTGACTGTGATATTAACTGTCagtactaaatgtaaatgcgaGTCATGCACATTATAATagtataatattataataattattaataaatattcataattGACCGTTCCATAAAATCTACTATAAGACTAGTACTTATTTCAGTGAGCTTCATTAttgtacattgcattatatatatatttaaattatttttatattaattataatgcATGTTAAGCTGCTTCGCAACAATAACAATTGTGAGAAGCGCTATACAAATACATCTGAAATTGAAAAAGTTGAAAGTCGTCTGTTGTCATCTCCGCTCCATTGCGTACCATTTCTCTTGAACAAAgttacacacatacagtaaatataggAATGTAAGATAAAATAGGGAGGGGAAAATAcagaaattttaaatatatacaaatataactaTAAACATTGCTTATATCCTTGGTACACAGAGGTTATTCAGTATGATGCTGTGTTACACAGAAAGTATAACATGTCTTCCAAAAAGGTCcgtattttgaaaaaaaattattcttgtAACCATTGTTGAAAAGAAGGGCTTTCTGTATTTACTGttgaaataatcaaacagattaagattcaatttaattttataaaaaagttatacttacttaaatattttaagttcctgaaaaacatattattattgagtaaagtataatgcttatttttgattaatttgAAGTTTTgcctaaaagtaaaaaaaaattgctccttgttcaatttacttaattcaaacatgttaattcaacacaattgatCAGAAaaaggatttccaattcccagcatgctttgcgtcacactgcattaggagagtaaataaaaaaatatgattattttatatatttttagtaaagttgaagacttgttagtgtttaatgttcacttctcttatatttaaaagagtttgacatatttttcagttttgttgtaACCATTGTTTACATGAGTGATGCATCTAGTGTCTGCGAAGCTAAAAATTAGTTACCAGTTACTCAGTTACCAGTGAGCAGTAACTGTGCTAATGTCAGTTCTGAGATCattctcttcttgctcattctGGATTGAATAAATCAAGATGTTAGATTTATGCAAATTTAGACTAAGgaatatgcaaaataaagaaacttaaagaatttaaaataagttctgtctaaaataaattaaattaaatattaaagtcgCACTAACGAAGATTTGGTAAGAACTTTAACTTAACAGTAATCAAAAATGTGAACGTTCTGCTACTTAAACCAAGAATATACACAATTTTGCAAATTTAGTGCTATTTTGTTCTAAAACCCATAGAAAGTCTAAAGCTTTATCCTGAAGCAATCTTGGAATAGAGTTCCAATGTCCaagttattttttgcattcatCTGCAATATTGGGATTCATTTTGTGTGACATTTCTGGAGTTAAATATAATCTCATAATCTATTTACATTGCAGGAGTTTAAATCTGGTattaattgtttgtgtttgggCTTTAGGGCAGATTAGCTGCCTTTCAATttctgttatattttcacatgtCTTTACACCGACCAAGCACTTAGTTTCAGCAGAGTCTATAAAGAAGGTAGATTTGTCCAGTACCAAATCACAAAGCTGGTTTAAAGAAGAACAGATCTGGTAAGAGAATTCTGTGTCTTAACAAAATTCCTAGTTTGCATTCATGTCAAGTTGCTCTAATTTGAGTGTTTGGGATTACACATAACTATGCCTGAGACAACAAATCATATTTGTCTGCATTAACCACATTAAACTTGGCTTTGTTAATTGAATAAGAAAAACGTCAAGCCATAAATCAACAAAAGATTTTTCATTGACGTTGTGCTCTGTTCTGTTACAGTTGTGTGGTTTAAGAgatgtgactttaaataaatcctTTATCTGTTATCAATATCCCTCCGATTAAGTTCACATTAGTGAACATTTAATGTCCAAAATGGTTCAAATGTGTACCTTGAATTTACTCTaatttgctttgaataaaagctaaATGCATAACCTCAACAAAGTCCTGTGTTGAgcatatcaatataaaaatcaattattattatttattattacataattattatttctgcgataacaaccggctgccggTATATTATCACTTACTTAATTGTTTAAGAGAAGTTAAAATTTGttctaacattaaaaaaatgtatagtagcctataaataaaatatgaacataaataaaaacacatgaagagtttggttccacaATGAGATAactcctttaaaaaaatcaagaatcatgttttttattattttatcatgttttcattgtgttttattgattttgttaGCTGCATTTTTTgatattatggcttaaatcaaaacaaacctacTGCAGTTTAATTATAACGGTTGCTTTTCtcaaataaaacctgaaaaatgAAACCTCAATGAAGTGGGTGAGTAGTTAACAGGCTTGTTTGAggagtttgttttcaaatggctctcgcggtactttgatgttaTCCGCCTGTCAGTTCTTGTTGCGCCGCAtgaagtcgaacaagcctaCACATactattttcattttgggcGAGTGAACCACCCCtttaaatataatgtgtttGCTGACAGGTAAACTCTCCTACCCCCACAAACGTTCTAGCAAAAcagtaaatgaaagaaaactaaattaaaaagtgCATGAAGTAGTGTATACtgtcactaaaaataaaatgttatattataaaaaattgttttattatacgAATAAGTAAGAGACAATCGACAGCTAGCCATGCGTTAAAGGGTTTTATTGCACAACGTGGAGGCCAAAAACCACGTTGCCTCCAcgaagtgcattaaaatcctgtAACGCccggctagctgtggattattcCGCTTATGCCatcatttgccaagttaaagcttttattgatgttaacAGTgtaattttagatcaaacagctgaagatttcatgttaattttaaatgtaatcaaactgactggagctacctgtgtgttaaaggcttttaatgcacaccttccagccaatcagaatcgagtattcaaacagaccatggtataatgtGTTATTATATGAATCTGTTTATGCTCAACTTGAATGTTAAAGTATTATTCGACCTTGTGACATTATTTTGACTTGGGTAAGTGATTATATGTAACACAATCCAACAgtaatttgtaactattttaattTGTGGCTAATTATTAGGAATTCATATGatttaatttttaagttttagtACGATATGCCTTCGCGCGCTTGACATTAGGTTAACACATAAGTATTGCGTTAATGTAATAATCGTACGATTTTGTACGATTTGCATTGTACCAATTCGCATGAATAGTCGTGTCAAAACTGGTGAACAGTTGATGTGTATTCCAAAGATCCCATTTCATGTTCGATCATGTGACAGAGTTGTTATGAAACCATGGAACAAACACAAAAGGATAATGTGTTAACCGCAATGTGACCCCACCCACAGCAGGAATGCAGTACAGCTAGTTTCCACACTATCAGATGCTTCTGCTCGCCTTCGCTGAATGCACAAAAACATGGATATGAAAATTGAACTTGTTAGCTTCGGACTGGCCAGTGCAGGCTGGTTTTGCACGATTCTCACAAGATTTCTGCCTATGTGGAATGTAAGTGGAATGGTCGAAAACACCACTACGACACTTCCTTTATACTGGGATGGAGTTTGGCTGAACTGGCAACATCACAGCACTGGAAGATTGCAGTGCACTTTTTATCAGTCTCTCCTGTCTCTAACCGAGCATTTCACCACCTGGAAAATCCTCCTCGTCATTTCCATAGGA
Protein-coding regions in this window:
- the LOC130428227 gene encoding claudin-4-like translates to MASMGMQSLGCIPALFGWVGVIIACALPIWRLTSFIGTNIVTFQIIWERIWMSCVVESTGQMQCKAYDSLLALSPDMQAARALMVISIVVGITGILMALVSGKCTNSIINDFYNPLSLDAQRRELGAPLFLGWAAGLLLVLGGGLLCTFCTTKANDTASVTYNL
- the cldnj gene encoding claudin j, with translation MALQVLGITLSMIGFAGTIIICALPMWKVTAFIGTNIVVAQVFWEGLWMTCVHERTGQMQCKMYDALLDLDPSLQAARGLVVTTMALACLAFLIFLVGANCTNCLDNPRAKARIVVVSGITFMLSGLTTVIPVSWTAHFIIRDFYNPIVHEALKREMGAALYVGWVTAGFLFIGGAVLCTSWPSERVNNSQRYSAAKAGTHSSYAIKNYV